Sequence from the Christiangramia fulva genome:
GGAGTCTTTCCAGTGATTTATATTCATCCTGAAAAAAGAGCTTTGGAGTGTCGTTGGCGAATTCCAAATAATCCTTTACCAGGTGCTGGTAATCATAATATCCGCAGGCCATGGCAATGCTTAACCAGTCGAGATCTGGATTCTTCAAACGCATCTGGTATGTTTTATTAAATCTTGCTATCCTGGTGTAAAACTTTGGATTTACTCCCAAATATTGAAAGGATTTCCTTTCGAATTGTCTTGAAGAAAGACATGACTTACTAGACAATTGATCAATGGAATAATTCTGAGGATCAGCCATGATGCTAAAAATTTTATCGCAAACCCTGGCTTCGACTTTAATTCTTTGACTTATATCCAGTAAAAAATTTTCGATGATCATGATCATTTCTTCATAACTGGACGCACTGTTCAACAACCCATTGACCAGTCTGGCATCTTTTGGAAAGACTACCTCGAGTTCAATGGTCTTATCGTTTAATTCAACAGAAGGAATGCCAGTTAGCCTAAAGAGAATGCCGGGTTTAAGAACTACTACAATGAAGATAATCTCACTAAAAACGCTACTGCGCTCCATTCGGCAGGTATATTGGCCGGCAATTACCGATCTTGACCTAATTAAAGGTGCTGAGCCCAGAATTTCGACTTTTTCTGCACCGCGGGGATAAAAAATAAAACATTGTTCCGGTTGTGCAGGATAGGACTTCGGATAAATTTTAATTACAGGGGGAATAATAAAATGCCTCAACCTGTAGAGTTTAACAAACTCCTGAAGTGGCCTTGACGGATAAATATCTTTGAAGATCATTTACTGGCATCACGTAACTTTATACTCACTTTAAACACAACAAACTGATAATCAGTACTAAATATAATTTTAAAAATTGGATAAATAGATTTGAAAATACTAATTCATTCATATTCCGAAACACTATAATATACATTTTCTATTTATGTAGTATATTCATAGAGTGACAGTTATCAGTCGCCCCCTTGGATCATGAAAAAACTTTTCCTCCTTCTTTTGCTAAGCTTACCCTTAAAGCTTTCCGCTCAATTCTGGTTAACAAGAGAAGAGAAATATTTTTTTGTCGCTACCGGCCTTGATCTAAGAAATGCTGTTTTTGGAGGCACGGTGAATCCTGCTTCCTATGATGGTACTTTTAGTGGTGGCTATCGCAATGGAGGTTTCGGAGTTATCGCGACTTATGAAAATTTTACAGGAATTCGCTATGAATCTTTTGGTGTTTGCCCGGCCTGGGTGATTCGCCCCGGAAAGATGCTTATTCCCGTTGCCGATCTTTCACTTTCTTTTATTAAACGCCCATGGAAAGTGTATCCATCCCTCGCTGCTAACGGAATTATAGAATATCACTTCGATCGATTCTTTATCTATCTGCGCGGCGAATACCGCTGGCGAACCGATTATGACTTCTTTCAGGCTTCGGTATATGGGGGAATCGCAGTAAAATTTGGTTTCCCTTAGAAAAAAGGCTTTGGAAAACTTTAACTAGGAGAAACATCTTTTTTTCTATTTTTACGATCAAGCTGTTTTTTATGGAGATATTCTTACATGCCGACACCTGGATCGCCCTGCTTACACTTACGTTTATGGAGATCGTTCTGGGAATAGACAATATCATTTTTATTTCCCTCGTAGCCGGCGGACTTCCAAAAGACCAGCAAAAAAAGGCACGCCTCGGCGGACTTTCGGCGGCCCTGGTAATGCGGGTTTTACTCCTATTAAGCATCACCTGGATCATTGGGCTTACTCAGCCCGTTCTTACTGTCCAGGAATTTGATCTAAGCTGGCGTGACCTAATATTAATCGCAGGTGGAATATTTCTGCTTGTAAAGAGCACCCTCGAGATCCATCATAAAGTAGAGGGCAAAGAAGAAGCTCAGAAAGAAGTAAAGGCCAATTCTTTTGCCTATGCAATTCTCCAAATTGTGCTGCTTGATATCATTTTTTCTTTTGACTCTATCTTAACCGCGGTAGGTTTAACAGATCAGCTGCTGCTTATGATAATTGCAGTGGTAATTTCCATCTTAATTATGATGGCTTTTGCCAGGCCGGTAGGTGAATTTGTGGAAAAACATCCCACAATTCAAATTCTGGCGCTCTCCTTTTTGATCCTCATCGGGGTAATGTTAATCGTTGAAGGTGCCCATTATCATGTCCCAAAAGGCTATATCTATTTTGCCGTATTCTTCTCGTTAGCTATTGAAATGCTGAATATGCGCTACCGGAAGAAAGCTGAAAATTAGTCGTCTATTATTTCGTAATGAATTGGTTTAAAACTGCCCCCGTTACTGTCTTCAGCTGAACAGGCAGTCAGGCCCACGATCAAATTCATTTGTGCTTCAAAAAGCACGTAATCACCGGCTTTACTCAAGGGCGGCTCCACACTTAACTTTCCATCAGCGGTGAATTGTACATTCATGAATATATTGAAGGCCGTGGGAATCTGGTCGAGTTCTATTCCGTACTTCTTTAAATTAGTGTAAAGATTTTCAAAACAGCTGGGATGATATTCTTGTTTTTTATACATGATCTTAAAGGTTTCCGGACTGCAGGGGGCCAGTAAGAAATCATTTCGCCCGTTCGTATCTTCAAGGATCTTCATCATTTTATTACTGCGGTTGCTCCACAGGAAATTTCCTTTAGTGAGAAGTATACTTTCTTCAAAATCAAAGGTTTTCCCGCTGGATATCTTTTCCCGTTTATCATCTTCACTAAAAAGCACCATATCGCTCACCTGCTGTCCCTGAGGATCGATCACCTTTAGTTTTTGTCCTTCTTTGAGTTTAAAAGCTGCACCGCTTTGTTTTTCAATAACTTCTGCCATGAGAAATTCAATCTTTTTTAAGTTTTTCGAGTTTTTTTATTGCTGAAGAAAGATCCTTCGCATTCTCGTCAATATTTTTCCACGGATCTCCTTTACTGCCAAGTCTTCTGAAGATATTTTTAATATTATAGCTCTGTGCCGAAAGAGACGATTTGCTTAATTCATCCCAATCCAGCGGAGTGGCTACCGGCGCTCCTTCAATTGGCCTCACCGCGTATGGCGTGACCGCCGTTTGACCGGTTCCATTTCGGGCTACATCAAGGAATAATTTATCTTCCCGTTTATTCTTTCTCGCCGCCGTGGTAAGTTTTTCAGAATATTGAGATTCCAGATATTTTGCGGCTTTCTGTGCGAATTCCCGGACTTCATCAAAAGTTTTGCTTCTCCTGATAGGCGCGACAACATGCAAACCACGAGACCCGGTAGTCATTACATAAACTGAAAGCCCTAAATCATCTTCCAGTAATTTGCGGACCTGTTTTGCCGCTTTTTTAACTTCGGAAAAATCCCCATTTGACGGATCCAGGTCAAAAATAAGCCGATCAGGTTTATCGATCTTATCGGTCTTACTCAACCAGATATGCGGAGTGATACAAGCCTGGCTGGCCAGATAAACCAGAGTTTCCTTGTCGTTACAAACTACATATTTGGTTTTTCCCCCTTCTTTTTTATTTACTGATTTTGTTTTTATCCACTTCGGAAAATAATCGGGTTCGTCTTTCTGATAAAATCGCTTATCATCGATCCCATTAGGAAAACGGATCATCGTCAGCGGCCGGTCCTTCAGATAAGGTAGGATAGTATCCGAAATTTTCTCGTAATATTCTATAAGATCAGCCTTAGTGTAACCTTTTTTCGGAAAGAATATCTTGTCCAGATTACTGACCTCAAAACTGTGATTCCCAAACTTCTTTTCTGTTCCCATATCATGTTTCTTTTACCACGTCTTTGGCTTTCTTATCTCTTCTCAACCCAAGGTATCTTGGATGCCTTAGTTTATTACTGTTCGTCCATTCAGTAAAGCCTACTTCACCAACCAGTTTAGGCTCTATCCAGTGCACATTTTTAGAGGGGAGGTCTTTATTCTTTTCAAAGGGAGATTTTTCCACTTCGAGTTTCGACATTTTTTCATGCAGGTCTTTCAGAATTTCATCGGTATAACCTGTGCCTACTTTCCCCGCATACTGAAGTTTATCATCCTCATAAAATCCAATCAGCAATGAGCCAAAACCCTTACGAGAACCCTGCGGATCGGTATAACCCGCGATCACAAACTCCTGCTGATTCACACATTTGAACTTTAACCAGTTTGAAGAACGGCTGTGAGCATAAGCGCTATCAGCTTTTTTCGCTATAAGGCCTTCCCATTTTTTCTCGCAGGCTTCTTCAAAAAATTTTTCGCCTGATTCATTTCGGTGAGAAGTAAAGCGCAGCGGGTCTTCGAATTTTATCAGTTTCTGAAGGATCTTTTTCCGCTCAAGAAGAGGTAATTGGGTAATATCATAACCGTCGAAATACATCAGGTCGAAAATATAGAAATAGACTTTAGTTTTATGGTTGGCAATCTCCTTTTGGTTCTGTAGGTGCATCCGCTTTTGCAATTCAGAAAAGCTGGTAAGTTTTCCTTCAAAAGCGACCATTTCGCCATCGACTATAAAATTTTTTGCTTTCTGTTTTTCGGAAGCCTCGATAATTTCAGGGTACGTGTGGTTAAGGTTTTTCTTATTCCTGCTCATGATGTTCACCTGCTTCTCTTTCTTATAGATCATGCAACGTTCACCATCGAGTTTTCGCTCATAGATCCAGTCTTCATCTGAAAAAACATCATGCGTCAGTTTCGCCAGCATCGGCGACATCCAGTCCGGCTGCTTCTTTTTCTTCAGCTTTTCCTTCAGTTCTTCGGAAAGGTTCTCCAATAGCTTATCCATCTTTCTCAGCCTCTTTTCGAATCTGTTCCATAGTCCTGCCGGTCAAAACCGATTTATTTTCAGTATTCACCGGATTCCTTCTCGCATCGGCTTCATCATCATCGACCTTTTTCAGGATCCATCTCTCATCTTTGCCTTTTTGAGTCTGGATCAGCGTATAGCCTCCTTTTAATTTTTTCCCTTTAAGAATAAAGGTAGCATGGCCTTTTTTGAGCTGATCTTCCATAGAAATAATATTCCCGTCATCATCTTTCTTTTCATTCTCATAAGTTCCCGCATCCCATACCATCACCGTGCCGCCGCCGTATTGATCTTGGGGAATTACTCCTTCAAAATCGGCATATTTGATAGGATGATCTTCGGTTGGAACGGCCAGTCTTTTTTCTTTCGGATCGGTAGACGGACCCTTTGGCACCGCCCAGCTTTTTAGTACTCCATCAACGAGCAGCCTGAAATCGAAATGCAGATGACTGGCATCGTGTTTCTGGATCACAAAAATTTGCTTGTCCTTGTCTTTTTTATCCACTTCTTCGCCAAAAGGTTCCGAAGAGATATCAAAATCACGCTTTTCGTGATACTCTTTTAGAAATCCTTTTTTCGTCATGACTCAAAATTTTTATCGATCTTATTTTCTTTTCTTATTTCCTCGCTTAGCGCTTTTCCTCCTTCACATTCCCCAAGTTTTTCTACCACTGTTTTAACATCTTCCTCACGGTAATTCTGGTGAAGTTTTGCCACTCCTTCCACTTTAAAAGGTTCCAGCCAGAAGCCCGTAATTTGAGGCAGGTGCTCCTTCAGTATTTTTGAAGGAATATCTTCGTAAAAAAGTGGTTTTTCCTGGTCTTTTTCAAAGCGCTGAACCAGCTTCTTCAACGAATATTCAAGCTCCTGCCTGTTCTGCAAAACGATCTTTGCATTTACATGCACCGCCGAATAATCCCATGTGCTAATGTCTTTTTCCTTATACCAGGAAGATGAAATATAAGAATTCGGACCCTGGAAAATAATAAGAGCCTCGGCACCATTTTTCAGAAAGGCCTGTTGTTCATTGTGATTGGCAATATGCGAATAGAGCTTGAAGTCTCCCGGTTTTCCTAAAGGAAGAATTGGGATATGCGTTCCCAGAAGCCTTTTCCCATTTATCACAAAAGTGGCAAAAGGATGTTTTTTGATAAATGAAAAGATGAAATCATCCTCATCCTTACGGTATTTTTCTGGTCGGTACATTATTTTATTTAGTTTGATGAAACGGACATTTCCATTTTTTGTCTACTGCCCGTCCGCTATACTGCCTGGCTTCACTGTTTGTCCCAAAATCTTCCAGCATCGGATTGATACTCCCCTGCAATTCCCGGTCGCGATCGCGAATTCGATCTCGTACCGTTTGATAAGTTCCCATTTCACGCAACTTTTCAAACTGCCAGTGCAGATTAAACGCAATGGCAGTGTAAGGACTCTGCCGGGCCTTTCTGGAAGCTCCGGGATGCATTCCCACTATATAGAAAGCTTTTCCGCATAAACTAAAACTGAAATGCTCACTTTCGGGATCGGAACTAACTTCCCCGTCCCATTCCGATTTATCAGCTTTATGCAAAAATTCCAGCTGTTTCCAGAGAAGCTTTTCAAATTCAATTTCGGAATATTCCGGCGAATTGGGAAATATCGCCAGGAAAGTGCGGAAATCATTAGATTCGAAATCGTAATTGTTAAGATATGCGCCTATGTCTTTAATTAAATTTCTTGCACTTTCAGCGGTTCCGAAAGAATCATATTTATGAAGATCAACTTCATCCATCCTAAAAACGGTCTGCGCCATTATGCAGGGATGATCATTTTTCAGAATAAAATTTTCAAACTGCTTTTTAAGCCTTTTTTTCTCCTCTATCTCTAAAACCCTTCTGTTTTTACGCATTGATTTTTCAAGAATTTTCATACTATTTTTTTATCGATCAACATTTTTTAATAGCCAGCTTTCTAAATTTTCATCTGGATCAGTGCTATGCAAAACAGATATATCACCGGTAGTTTCGAAAACAACTGCTCTCACCTGATTCAGCTCCAACACATTTGCCTCCCTAAGCTTTGACCGAAGATCATCTTCACTAACCCTTGCTTTCCTAAGATTTTTATGGAGAATTTTATCTCCGTCCATTAGTAGCAGGGGGGAATTGTCTACTATTTTCTTTATTATTTCAAATCTTCGAAGAAGCGCCACTCCAATCTGGAAAATGTAGATAGCTCCCAGCCCAACAATCCCATCCCAAAGACTTACATCTGAAGAGAGAACAGTAGTGGCTATAAGGGAACCTACTGCAACGGTCATAGCGAAATCGAAACTTGACATTTTTGAGAAACTTCGCTTTCCGGCCAGCCTTGTAAAAATGATCACCGCCAGGTAAATCCCAAGTGTAGTAAGGATAATTGCTAGCAGGGAGGGCCAGTCTGAAGTAAACCATTTTTCGAATGTTGGTCCCATCTATGCTCCTACAATTTCGCCGCCATTAATATGAATCACCTGGCCCGTCATATAACTGCTGTCTTTACTGGCGAGAAAGACATAGGCCGGACCTACTTCGCTTGGTTGCCCGGGACGTCCCATAGGTACTTTTTTTCCAAATCCGGAAACATCATCAAAGGTCGAAGGGATCAGCGGAGTCCATATGGGACCCGGAGCTACTCCGTTCACTCTAATTTTTCTTTCGACCAGCATTTTTGAAAGTGATCTGGTAAAACTGGTGATCGCTCCTTTGGTACTCGAATAATCCAGCAGGTGTTCGCTTCCCCGATAAGAGGTCACAGAAGTGGTATTGATAATTACCGAACCTTCTTTTAAATGTTTCAGTGCCTCTTTAACGATGTAGAAATATGGATAAAGATTGTTTCTGAAAGTTTTTCTGAATTGCTCATTGCTCACTTCTTCCACTTCTTCTTTTGGAAATTGCATCGCGGCATTGTTGACCACGATATCAAGTTTTCCGAATGATTCGATAACTTTAGCAATTACTTCCCTGCTGAAGCCTTCCTCCTTCAGATCTCCTGAAACGATCATGCATTTTTTCCCCTCTTTCTCTACCAATTCTTTGGTTTCTGCCGCATCTTTGTCTTCATTCAGATAAACAATTGCCACATCGGCTCCTTCCCTGGCAAAATGAACGGCCACACTGCGACCAATTCCGCTGTCGCCTCCGGTGATCAATGCGGTCTTAGCTTTCAGCTTCTCACTTCCCTTATAATCATCACGAATAATTTCCGGCTCGGGACGCATTTTGAATTCGTCCCCCGGTTGCTTTTGATCCTGGTCTGGTACGTTGGTTGGTTTGCTCATATTTCATCATTTAATTATACATTCATTCAATACATTTGCATCGGATAAATAATAATTTCATAACCTGAATTCATCTAAAGTCCCATAAATTACAATGCTTTTCAGCCAAATAAATGTTAAGCTATCTTAAGCCTTTGTAAATTTTACGAACTTCATTCTTTTAGCGTTAACAGCTGAATCAAAAACAGTCAAAATGACAAATTTTAGCAGACCATTTTTGAAGATAGGCCATCGTGGAGCAAAAGGCCTTCTAGCCGAAAATACTCTTGATAGTATTCAAAAGGCGCTGGAAATTGGCGTGGATATGATAGAGATCGATGTGCATAAATGTGCCAGCGGCGAGCTTTGGGTCATTCACGATTTCACGCTTGACCGCACTACTGATGGAAGTGGGGAAATTGCCAAACGGCCGGCAGATGTCATTCGAAAACTTAAGGTGGAAGGCCATTTTAAAATCCCGTTGCTTACCGAGGTTCTCGACCTCATTGAAGGTAAATGCGCGATCAATATTGAGCTGAAGGGCCTGAATACGGCAGGCCCGGTTTGTAAGGAAGTTCAGAAAAGGATCGCTGCCAGAAACTGGCAATATGACGATTTTCTTATTTCCAGTTTTCAGATGAATGAACTTTTTAAGGTTCGCCAATTCGATCAGGATGTTCCCGTCGCGGTGCTGAGTAAAGCCAGCGTTCCCGAAGCTATCGAATATGGTAAAAAACTCAAGGCTTCTGCCATTCATCCTTCGCTCGGGATCATTACCCGGGATAACACCAAACTCTGTCATGAGGAGGGTTTTAAAGTAAATGTTTGGACGGTAAACGAGCGCAACGACATTCTGAGAATGATCGATTTTGGCGTTGACGGGATCATTTCAGATTACCCGAACAGGCTTCATAATCCGCTGCTCAGTCTCAAGCCCTGATAATTCTTCTTATTTTTGTGGCTTCGGAAAAATTCTGCTGATTTGAACAAATATGACATTATTATCGTGGGTGGAGGTGCCGCGGGATTCTTTACGGCAATCAATGCCGCTGAAAATGCTCCCGGTAAAAAAATCCTGATCCTGGAAAGAGGAAAAGAAACGCTTCAAAAAGTCCGAATTTCGGGTGGAGGACGTTGCAATGTCACTCATGCCGAATTCATTCCCTCTGAACTTGTGCAAAAATATCCGAGAGGTGAGAAAGAACTGCTCGGACCTTTTCACAAATTCATGTCCGGAGACACCATCGCGTGGTTTGAAAAACGAGGCGTTGAACTAAAAACCGAAGAAGACGGCAGGATGTTTCCAACCACCGATAATTCCCAGACTATTATCGATTGTTTTCAAAAAGAATGTTCCCGGCTGAACATTGAAATCAAAAAAGGCCAGACTCTGAAAAAACTATCAAAAAAAGATAATTTTTGGGTTCTTCAAACACAGTCTGACG
This genomic interval carries:
- a CDS encoding helix-turn-helix domain-containing protein; translation: MIFKDIYPSRPLQEFVKLYRLRHFIIPPVIKIYPKSYPAQPEQCFIFYPRGAEKVEILGSAPLIRSRSVIAGQYTCRMERSSVFSEIIFIVVVLKPGILFRLTGIPSVELNDKTIELEVVFPKDARLVNGLLNSASSYEEMIMIIENFLLDISQRIKVEARVCDKIFSIMADPQNYSIDQLSSKSCLSSRQFERKSFQYLGVNPKFYTRIARFNKTYQMRLKNPDLDWLSIAMACGYYDYQHLVKDYLEFANDTPKLFFQDEYKSLERLLKINV
- a CDS encoding TerC family protein → MEIFLHADTWIALLTLTFMEIVLGIDNIIFISLVAGGLPKDQQKKARLGGLSAALVMRVLLLLSITWIIGLTQPVLTVQEFDLSWRDLILIAGGIFLLVKSTLEIHHKVEGKEEAQKEVKANSFAYAILQIVLLDIIFSFDSILTAVGLTDQLLLMIIAVVISILIMMAFARPVGEFVEKHPTIQILALSFLILIGVMLIVEGAHYHVPKGYIYFAVFFSLAIEMLNMRYRKKAEN
- a CDS encoding DUF1989 domain-containing protein; this translates as MAEVIEKQSGAAFKLKEGQKLKVIDPQGQQVSDMVLFSEDDKREKISSGKTFDFEESILLTKGNFLWSNRSNKMMKILEDTNGRNDFLLAPCSPETFKIMYKKQEYHPSCFENLYTNLKKYGIELDQIPTAFNIFMNVQFTADGKLSVEPPLSKAGDYVLFEAQMNLIVGLTACSAEDSNGGSFKPIHYEIIDD
- the ligD gene encoding non-homologous end-joining DNA ligase: MGTEKKFGNHSFEVSNLDKIFFPKKGYTKADLIEYYEKISDTILPYLKDRPLTMIRFPNGIDDKRFYQKDEPDYFPKWIKTKSVNKKEGGKTKYVVCNDKETLVYLASQACITPHIWLSKTDKIDKPDRLIFDLDPSNGDFSEVKKAAKQVRKLLEDDLGLSVYVMTTGSRGLHVVAPIRRSKTFDEVREFAQKAAKYLESQYSEKLTTAARKNKREDKLFLDVARNGTGQTAVTPYAVRPIEGAPVATPLDWDELSKSSLSAQSYNIKNIFRRLGSKGDPWKNIDENAKDLSSAIKKLEKLKKD
- the ligD gene encoding non-homologous end-joining DNA ligase is translated as MDKLLENLSEELKEKLKKKKQPDWMSPMLAKLTHDVFSDEDWIYERKLDGERCMIYKKEKQVNIMSRNKKNLNHTYPEIIEASEKQKAKNFIVDGEMVAFEGKLTSFSELQKRMHLQNQKEIANHKTKVYFYIFDLMYFDGYDITQLPLLERKKILQKLIKFEDPLRFTSHRNESGEKFFEEACEKKWEGLIAKKADSAYAHSRSSNWLKFKCVNQQEFVIAGYTDPQGSRKGFGSLLIGFYEDDKLQYAGKVGTGYTDEILKDLHEKMSKLEVEKSPFEKNKDLPSKNVHWIEPKLVGEVGFTEWTNSNKLRHPRYLGLRRDKKAKDVVKET
- a CDS encoding DNA polymerase ligase N-terminal domain-containing protein, giving the protein MTKKGFLKEYHEKRDFDISSEPFGEEVDKKDKDKQIFVIQKHDASHLHFDFRLLVDGVLKSWAVPKGPSTDPKEKRLAVPTEDHPIKYADFEGVIPQDQYGGGTVMVWDAGTYENEKKDDDGNIISMEDQLKKGHATFILKGKKLKGGYTLIQTQKGKDERWILKKVDDDEADARRNPVNTENKSVLTGRTMEQIRKEAEKDG
- a CDS encoding FMN-binding negative transcriptional regulator, with the translated sequence MYRPEKYRKDEDDFIFSFIKKHPFATFVINGKRLLGTHIPILPLGKPGDFKLYSHIANHNEQQAFLKNGAEALIIFQGPNSYISSSWYKEKDISTWDYSAVHVNAKIVLQNRQELEYSLKKLVQRFEKDQEKPLFYEDIPSKILKEHLPQITGFWLEPFKVEGVAKLHQNYREEDVKTVVEKLGECEGGKALSEEIRKENKIDKNFES
- the gntA gene encoding guanitoxin biosynthesis heme-dependent pre-guanitoxin N-hydroxylase GntA, which translates into the protein MKILEKSMRKNRRVLEIEEKKRLKKQFENFILKNDHPCIMAQTVFRMDEVDLHKYDSFGTAESARNLIKDIGAYLNNYDFESNDFRTFLAIFPNSPEYSEIEFEKLLWKQLEFLHKADKSEWDGEVSSDPESEHFSFSLCGKAFYIVGMHPGASRKARQSPYTAIAFNLHWQFEKLREMGTYQTVRDRIRDRDRELQGSINPMLEDFGTNSEARQYSGRAVDKKWKCPFHQTK
- a CDS encoding DUF421 domain-containing protein; translation: MGPTFEKWFTSDWPSLLAIILTTLGIYLAVIIFTRLAGKRSFSKMSSFDFAMTVAVGSLIATTVLSSDVSLWDGIVGLGAIYIFQIGVALLRRFEIIKKIVDNSPLLLMDGDKILHKNLRKARVSEDDLRSKLREANVLELNQVRAVVFETTGDISVLHSTDPDENLESWLLKNVDR
- a CDS encoding SDR family oxidoreductase; its protein translation is MSKPTNVPDQDQKQPGDEFKMRPEPEIIRDDYKGSEKLKAKTALITGGDSGIGRSVAVHFAREGADVAIVYLNEDKDAAETKELVEKEGKKCMIVSGDLKEEGFSREVIAKVIESFGKLDIVVNNAAMQFPKEEVEEVSNEQFRKTFRNNLYPYFYIVKEALKHLKEGSVIINTTSVTSYRGSEHLLDYSSTKGAITSFTRSLSKMLVERKIRVNGVAPGPIWTPLIPSTFDDVSGFGKKVPMGRPGQPSEVGPAYVFLASKDSSYMTGQVIHINGGEIVGA
- a CDS encoding glycerophosphodiester phosphodiesterase; this encodes MTNFSRPFLKIGHRGAKGLLAENTLDSIQKALEIGVDMIEIDVHKCASGELWVIHDFTLDRTTDGSGEIAKRPADVIRKLKVEGHFKIPLLTEVLDLIEGKCAINIELKGLNTAGPVCKEVQKRIAARNWQYDDFLISSFQMNELFKVRQFDQDVPVAVLSKASVPEAIEYGKKLKASAIHPSLGIITRDNTKLCHEEGFKVNVWTVNERNDILRMIDFGVDGIISDYPNRLHNPLLSLKP